The Bacillus sp. FJAT-27916 genomic interval ACAGCAAAGCTTACTGTTGTCCAGAAGAACACATGCATGGCCGTCTCAATCACTGAGCCTGCTGCACCTATGATTATAGCTGACAAGAGACTTAAGAAAGACTCCTCGCCTGTAAAACCGTTAACTAGCTGAGCAAGGTAAGCAATCAGCGCTATGGCTGACCCGATGGACAAACCGATTTTTAAAAGGGCCATATAGCTTTCAAAATAACGAGGGCCGATTAAATACTGCGGCCAATCACGATATTCTCTTGCTAATTTGGCCGGGTCTCCCATCTGTGTGAGCACGTCCTTTACATCTGGTTCCGTATAATCCTCAGGCAGCATATCCTCAATGGTTGAACGGAGTTCCAGTGCAATATCCTCCCGATTTCTCTCAGGCAGCCGGCGAATGACTTCTTGTATATACGTCTCAATCAGATTCATTTTTTCCCCCTCCATTTAACATGTCATACAATCGTTTAGAATGGATAAGCCATTCCTCTTTCAATTGCTCATACAACTCACTGCCTTCTTTGCTGAGTGCATAATACTTGCGCGGCCTGCTTTCCGATGTGTCCCAATAGCTTGTTACCAGCTTCTGCTTTTCGAGTCTCCTTAGTAAAGGATATAAGGTGCTCTGTTCAATTGTGATTCCGGCTAGTTCCAATGAACGGACAAGGGAATAGCCGTATTGAGGTTCTTGAAGCTGATTGAGAACAGCCAATGTTAATGTCCCTCTCCTTAATTCTGTCATTAATGAGTTCAACAACGTATTCATCTGTGCACCCCCTATGATACATACTATGCATGATACAGTATTATGTTTCTTAAAGTATAACTGTTGTGATAGTGATTTGTATACAATTTTCAGATAAATAATGATATAAAAAATACCTTCGCAAAAAGCTCATTCGATGAACCTTTGCGAAGGTATCTTAAACGGTTTGTTTTGCTTCTTTTCTTCGATAGATGACGGTAATGCCAGTCAGCATAAGAAGGATAAATAAATAGGAAATCCATGAAATTCCTGTTAGGCCATAGAAGAGGAAAGCTCCAGCCGTAATCGAAGCAGCTGTGAGCGCATAAGGAATTTGCGTCAGTACATGGTTCATATGGTTGCACCCGGCTGCTGATGCGGCAACAGTCGTCGTATCAGAAATAGGCGAGCAATGATCTCCAAAGAGTGACCCGGAGAGAACGGCAGCAAATAATGGGATGATATCCACTCCTGTGACAAGGCCAATCTGAGCGGAAATTGGAAGCATGATTGCAAATGTTCCCCAGCTTGTTCCAGTGGAGAATGCCATGATTCCTGTCAGGATAAATAAGAGAAACGGCAGCCATGAGCTGGACAGGCTTGTTTGCTCAATAATGCCGCCTAAGTATTCCCCGGTCTTCAATAACCCGGTTAATTCGGACTGCATCCAGGCAAACAAGAGAATCCAGACCGCAGGCAAGGTTGTCTTCATCCCATTGATGAGAGCCTGGGGAACAAATTTCACCTGTTTTGTACGGATTGTGAAAACAAAGGTTACAAGGCAGGCTGTCAAAGCGCCCATAAGCAGGGAATAGCTGACCTCCCCATTCGCAAACCAATCAATGAGGCTTTTCGTGTCACTATTTCGATAGCCAGTCCATATTAATAAACTAATAGAGCTGATCATTAATACAAGGATAGGGATGAACAATGACCAAATAGACCCTTTGCGATGTGAATCATTTGAATCGTATGGTTTTACATGTAGTTCAGCCTTCCGCATTTTCCAGAAACGGAGATCGAAATAAGCGACAAGGAAGACAAGCGCGATAGTGGTTAATGCATAGAAATTCAGGAATCCTACCTCAACAAATGTCACAATTGGATTTTCATCCATATCATGCATGACAAAGATGGCTGCAAATATGGATGTAATATACGCTCCCCAGCTTGAGATGGGTGTTAAAACACAGAGGGGGTCTGAGGTGGAATGAATCATATAGGCCAGTTTTTCACGCGATATGCCGAAACGGTCAAATAATGGCCGAGAAACTTGTCCGTTCGTAAACATATTGAATACGTCATCCGGAAACATGGTCATTCCGAAAAGAGCCGTTCCCATTGTTACCTGTCTTTTGGAATGAAGCTTTTTGGAAGCGAACTCCCCGAATGCCCTTCCTCCGCCTAATAGATGAATCATGCCGGTCATGACTCCGAGCAAAAGAAGAAATCCAAGAACATTCAGATTTCCGGTTGCGACTTCGCCATCCTCGTAGAAAAGATGGAGAATCGTTTTTCCAATCCGCTTGATTGTATCGCCGAAGTGAAAGTTTTCGAAGATAAGGGATGAAAGAATAATTCCAACGCCGAGTGAAGGAATGACCCTCCTTGTCAAAAGGACAAGCATAATGATGACAAGAGGTGGTATTAGTACTATAGCTGTTCCATTCATATGTCTACCTCCTTACAAAATTAATATTATATCAACATAATTTAACGTAAATAAAGAGAGTTTCATATTAATAAAATATTAAATTTATTTATATACAGGGAATTATTCACATTTCGACGTTTTTATTTTAAATTTACACCTCATGCGTGCTATAATGCACATTAATATAAATGAGCGCACATAAATATTCGGTTTTTTGAAGGAGGAGAGAGAAATGAGGGATGTCACTTTACTAGATATTTTTGAACATCGAATTGCACAAAAGTACTTGAATCGTTCTGGATTAGCTCATGCGATTGCGGTAGCTTATCATGCTTTTAACCTGGCGAAGGAGCAGGGGGAGGATGTTGATGCGGCCGCTAAGGCGGGCTTACTTCACGATATGGGGCATTTCACCTGGTACCGGAACGGGAAGTGGGATTATGACCTCTATCGCAAAAACGATATTCATGCGATAAAAGGGGCTGAGAGGGCGCATAAATTATTAATCAGACTTGGAGAGAATCCAGTGAAGGCGAAGACTGTATCGCTAGCGATCCTATTCCATACGGACTCTTTTCTTCCCACAAATGATATCGTACGCACCCCCCTTCAGCAAATTGTTAAATGGGCTGATGAGATGGATGAGGAAGAAGGCGGATTGCACCACTACCGCAAAGTTGACTATGAAAAGGCAAGAAAAAGCATCATTAAGCTTGATAAGATGATTGATGCAGCTCA includes:
- a CDS encoding Na+/H+ antiporter NhaC family protein, encoding MNGTAIVLIPPLVIIMLVLLTRRVIPSLGVGIILSSLIFENFHFGDTIKRIGKTILHLFYEDGEVATGNLNVLGFLLLLGVMTGMIHLLGGGRAFGEFASKKLHSKRQVTMGTALFGMTMFPDDVFNMFTNGQVSRPLFDRFGISREKLAYMIHSTSDPLCVLTPISSWGAYITSIFAAIFVMHDMDENPIVTFVEVGFLNFYALTTIALVFLVAYFDLRFWKMRKAELHVKPYDSNDSHRKGSIWSLFIPILVLMISSISLLIWTGYRNSDTKSLIDWFANGEVSYSLLMGALTACLVTFVFTIRTKQVKFVPQALINGMKTTLPAVWILLFAWMQSELTGLLKTGEYLGGIIEQTSLSSSWLPFLLFILTGIMAFSTGTSWGTFAIMLPISAQIGLVTGVDIIPLFAAVLSGSLFGDHCSPISDTTTVAASAAGCNHMNHVLTQIPYALTAASITAGAFLFYGLTGISWISYLFILLMLTGITVIYRRKEAKQTV
- a CDS encoding HD domain-containing protein — its product is MRDVTLLDIFEHRIAQKYLNRSGLAHAIAVAYHAFNLAKEQGEDVDAAAKAGLLHDMGHFTWYRNGKWDYDLYRKNDIHAIKGAERAHKLLIRLGENPVKAKTVSLAILFHTDSFLPTNDIVRTPLQQIVKWADEMDEEEGGLHHYRKVDYEKARKSIIKLDKMIDAAQGFENKKSV
- a CDS encoding PadR family transcriptional regulator; the protein is MNTLLNSLMTELRRGTLTLAVLNQLQEPQYGYSLVRSLELAGITIEQSTLYPLLRRLEKQKLVTSYWDTSESRPRKYYALSKEGSELYEQLKEEWLIHSKRLYDMLNGGGKNESD